From the genome of Tindallia californiensis, one region includes:
- the ftsE gene encoding cell division ATP-binding protein FtsE — protein sequence MIEFSSITKVYDNGIHALKNINLKINKGEFLFLVGPSGAGKSTFIKLLLREEQATSGKIIVDGEDITKLSQRQIPYLRRKISVVFQDFRLLEDKTLYENVAFAMQVTGASPKEIRRQVPMMLGMVGLSDRAKQYPHQLSGGEKQRVSIARAIVNRPIILIADEPTGNLDPDTAWEVMKVLRHISRRGTTILMATHAKDIVDVMQQRVIALEKGNIVRDVQRGIYGYET from the coding sequence TTGATCGAATTCAGTAGCATAACCAAAGTATATGATAACGGCATACACGCACTTAAAAATATTAACTTAAAAATAAATAAGGGAGAATTTTTGTTCTTGGTAGGCCCAAGTGGAGCTGGAAAATCAACGTTTATTAAACTTTTGCTACGGGAAGAGCAAGCAACATCGGGCAAAATAATTGTTGATGGAGAAGATATCACCAAATTATCTCAAAGACAAATTCCTTACCTGAGACGTAAAATAAGTGTTGTCTTTCAAGATTTCAGATTACTGGAAGATAAAACCCTTTATGAAAATGTTGCTTTTGCAATGCAAGTAACTGGTGCTTCGCCGAAAGAAATAAGAAGGCAGGTACCGATGATGTTGGGAATGGTAGGTTTAAGTGACAGAGCGAAACAGTATCCGCACCAGCTTTCTGGTGGTGAAAAACAGAGAGTTTCCATTGCGAGAGCGATTGTTAACCGGCCGATTATTCTGATAGCGGACGAGCCAACAGGAAACCTGGATCCGGATACAGCGTGGGAAGTAATGAAAGTACTAAGGCATATCAGTAGAAGAGGGACAACCATTCTGATGGCAACCCATGCAAAAGACATTGTAGATGTGATGCAGCAAAGAGTGATTGCCCTTGAGAAAGGGAATATCGTGCGGGATGTCCAGAGGGGGATTTACGGCTATGAAACTTAG
- a CDS encoding 5-formyltetrahydrofolate cyclo-ligase: MKQTIRKKMIAQRESLKVDQVKQKSTSIHHHLFQTEAWKKANHMMIYLDFRNEVQTFSLIELFLAQNKHIYIPVTNPSNHHLTVSELIEPSQDLQVAHFGLLEPKPEALRPSDPQILDLVIVPGVVFDREGYRIGFGAGYYDRFLPKLRQNAHLISLVYDFQLVPRVPREPHDIPVQRIITESEIINCKKTGSHS, translated from the coding sequence ATGAAACAAACGATTCGAAAAAAAATGATTGCCCAAAGAGAATCTTTAAAAGTTGATCAGGTGAAACAAAAAAGTACTTCTATTCATCACCATTTGTTTCAAACAGAAGCATGGAAAAAGGCAAACCATATGATGATTTATCTAGATTTCAGAAATGAAGTTCAGACCTTCTCCCTTATTGAATTGTTCTTAGCACAGAATAAGCACATTTATATCCCTGTTACCAACCCTTCCAACCATCATTTAACGGTTTCTGAGCTTATAGAACCTTCTCAAGATCTTCAGGTTGCTCATTTTGGTTTGCTGGAACCAAAGCCCGAGGCTTTACGCCCTTCAGATCCACAGATACTTGATCTGGTCATTGTACCTGGTGTGGTTTTTGACAGAGAGGGTTATCGAATAGGATTTGGAGCTGGATACTATGATCGATTTTTACCAAAGCTTCGACAAAATGCTCACCTTATTTCCTTAGTCTATGATTTTCAGTTAGTGCCACGCGTTCCCAGAGAACCACATGACATCCCAGTTCAGCGGATTATTACCGAATCAGAAATAATCAATTGCAAAAAAACAGGCTCTCATTCATAG
- a CDS encoding ATP-binding protein, with translation MEKYKVDWRQLNSFCSMENFDFETTQELRPLKGIIGQDRAVKSLEFGLKMNKKGYNIYISGLSGTGRSSYSESIARSYAESMPTPQDWVYVYNFKHPDKPKSLGMEAGLGRQFKKDIESMIEQIRNEIITAFRSTDYESKKTELVKEYQNKNKEILKKLNEIAAEYGFMFKETEHGLVTIPLVEDRPMSQEEYENLSAEKMDELREKSNELSLKTFEHFNEIKDLEEQLRRKVKKLDEKTGYDVINYYIKKLLNRYNHRKEIREYINELERDIVENIHRFRKGEDSSQEKGNAFFIKKSGDDHFHLRYKVNLLVDHSETKHAPIINENNPTFYNLMGAIEYKNEMGALKTDFTQIKAGSLHMANGGFLLLHTREILLQPYAWDTLKRALKTNEINIENLSQQMGLIVTSSLKPEPIPLDIKVILIGDAYTYSLLYALDEDFKKLFKIMADFDTEMSRDQENMEKMAAFIATHCEEVGLKDFDRSAVCRVIQYSSRLADHQEKLTSRFSQVVEVLYEADQWATEDYSDTVAVEHVDKSIEERIYRNNKYEEKLNELFQDGTLLMDVTGNKTGQINGLVVMGSGQHSFGKPSRITVTTYRGKPGIINIEREVAKSGPIHSKGVYVLSGYLGKKYAQEHPISLSVSISFEQNYSMIDGDSASSTELYGILSSISNVPIKQSIAVTGSVNQNGEIQPIGGVNEKIEGFFDVCKRMSFTGDQGVIIPKQNMKNLMLKDEVVEAVKDGEFHIYAISHVEEGIEILTGVPAGTEDENGNYPEGTINAMVRNRLKRIHKEDSKKANDSKDA, from the coding sequence ATGGAAAAATACAAAGTGGACTGGCGACAATTAAACAGCTTTTGTTCGATGGAAAATTTTGATTTTGAAACAACGCAAGAGTTAAGACCCTTAAAAGGTATTATTGGGCAAGATAGGGCTGTGAAATCTTTAGAGTTTGGTTTGAAAATGAATAAAAAAGGATATAATATTTATATTTCTGGCCTTAGTGGAACAGGGAGAAGCAGCTATTCTGAATCTATTGCTCGGTCTTATGCGGAGAGTATGCCTACACCGCAGGATTGGGTATACGTTTACAACTTTAAGCACCCAGATAAACCGAAGTCACTTGGCATGGAGGCAGGATTAGGTCGTCAATTTAAAAAAGACATTGAATCTATGATCGAGCAAATTCGAAATGAAATCATAACAGCTTTTCGAAGCACGGATTATGAATCGAAAAAAACAGAGCTGGTAAAAGAATATCAAAATAAAAACAAAGAAATATTGAAAAAACTTAATGAAATAGCGGCTGAATATGGGTTTATGTTCAAAGAAACAGAGCATGGACTTGTAACAATTCCCTTAGTAGAAGATCGTCCGATGAGCCAGGAAGAGTATGAAAACCTGTCAGCGGAAAAAATGGATGAGCTTCGTGAAAAATCAAACGAACTTAGTTTGAAAACCTTTGAGCATTTCAATGAGATAAAAGATCTAGAAGAGCAGCTAAGACGCAAAGTTAAAAAACTGGATGAAAAAACAGGATACGATGTCATTAATTATTACATTAAAAAACTTTTAAATCGGTATAATCACAGGAAAGAAATAAGAGAATATATTAATGAATTAGAAAGAGATATCGTTGAAAACATTCATCGGTTTAGAAAAGGGGAAGATTCTTCTCAAGAAAAAGGAAACGCCTTCTTTATTAAAAAATCGGGTGATGACCATTTTCATCTTCGTTATAAAGTGAATCTGCTGGTGGATCACAGTGAAACGAAACATGCTCCTATTATTAATGAAAACAATCCTACTTTTTACAATTTAATGGGAGCCATTGAATATAAAAATGAAATGGGAGCATTGAAAACCGATTTCACTCAAATTAAAGCAGGGTCATTGCATATGGCTAATGGTGGGTTTCTACTACTGCATACAAGAGAAATATTACTACAGCCTTATGCATGGGATACGTTGAAACGCGCCTTAAAGACTAATGAAATCAATATTGAAAACCTGTCACAACAGATGGGACTCATTGTAACATCATCACTAAAACCAGAGCCTATTCCTTTGGATATAAAAGTAATCTTGATCGGGGATGCGTATACCTATAGCTTGCTTTATGCACTGGACGAAGACTTTAAAAAACTATTTAAGATTATGGCGGATTTTGATACAGAAATGAGCCGAGATCAGGAAAATATGGAAAAAATGGCTGCCTTTATAGCAACTCACTGCGAAGAAGTAGGACTTAAGGATTTTGACCGATCGGCCGTATGCAGAGTGATTCAATACAGTTCAAGGTTGGCGGATCATCAGGAAAAGTTAACTTCTCGCTTTAGTCAGGTAGTGGAAGTGTTGTATGAAGCAGATCAATGGGCTACGGAAGACTATTCAGATACCGTAGCTGTGGAACATGTTGATAAATCCATCGAAGAGAGGATTTACAGAAACAACAAATACGAAGAAAAATTAAACGAATTATTCCAGGACGGCACCCTTTTGATGGATGTCACGGGAAATAAAACCGGTCAAATTAACGGTTTGGTTGTTATGGGCTCTGGGCAACATTCTTTTGGAAAGCCGTCACGCATCACGGTCACCACTTATCGCGGAAAACCGGGCATTATTAATATCGAACGGGAAGTGGCGAAAAGCGGTCCGATTCACTCAAAAGGAGTATATGTCCTTAGTGGATATCTAGGTAAAAAATATGCACAAGAACATCCGATTTCTCTTTCGGTGAGCATCAGTTTTGAACAAAACTATTCTATGATTGATGGAGACAGTGCATCCAGCACAGAGTTATATGGGATATTATCAAGCATTTCCAATGTTCCTATCAAACAATCGATTGCGGTTACAGGCTCTGTTAATCAAAATGGCGAAATTCAACCAATAGGAGGAGTAAACGAAAAAATTGAAGGATTTTTTGATGTGTGCAAGCGTATGAGTTTTACGGGGGACCAAGGTGTTATTATTCCTAAACAAAACATGAAAAACTTAATGCTGAAGGATGAAGTAGTAGAAGCTGTAAAAGACGGCGAGTTTCATATATATGCGATCAGTCATGTGGAAGAAGGGATTGAAATCCTTACAGGAGTTCCTGCAGGAACAGAAGATGAAAATGGAAATTATCCGGAAGGTACCATTAATGCGATGGTTCGCAACAGGTTAAAAAGAATTCATAAAGAAGACAGCAAGAAGGCTAATGATTCCAAGGATGCGTAA
- a CDS encoding phosphodiester glycosidase family protein, with protein sequence MKAWKKVLLIASVTGVLLINSLMQPVFASGYLYEDRQKNNIGSGVTHERVLRFGENGWLHMNVVTIDLKNDKSEIDLLQSSQGVSHKETLSQMLTQKENPIAAINTDFFYVTNPDSPLGIMVRDGQVVSSPVTVKPFSALGITKDREAMIDTWQNNMYISSERGGIFSVKAYNKITWNYHQTTIMDRNWGEKSPGASDEYPDLVEIVVKDGQVQEVRRGLPAVTIPENGYVLLASGQEGNELYEAIKPSEKLTFHPQMIPSLEGIELAVGGGTPLVRNGQIASFTEPVTGNHPRTAVGIDNSGSKLLMVTVDGRHTSYRGVNGEVLARLMIEMGSFNALLMDGGGSTTMMVRSPGDAKAALANTPSDGGQRRIINALAVSSASNGYDDLGGIVLEASQDVIFKSNGIALEIKGYDEAYRPVAVDVNQAEFRILEGEGRVESGKLIPDASGKLVVEATYRDKKSQMDFRVIDELAAIQIHTPSYYMNRNDEVKLRVEGIDPDGYRAPLSFEQVSWEDSNQLGSFERSVYKSADRNGVTVLKASYNGHSAAIPMAVGSQDTKLPAFREYTPGFLGYPEQVTGNVSIAGKGKTNNHSIQLDYDLTGSVETTAAYITFGNDYPLPAGTSEIGVWVHAEETAPHWIRAQVQDGSGANHTVDLKQGIDWSGWEYVSGSLPRNLKAPLKLHRLYVVEPDPFFKTSGTLLFDGMEAIAPLSLPTLTAEETGGQVRDRRNRSIEKADKKYAITSDLQVIAGGTTIISKDQSFASAEESDTIFLKLDGHQQGIRQTNYQQWPWLKNKLTNVTAKNIVILMNGPIWGPEGFRDELEAELLNDQLVSLVDSGKNVFVFYSQGSRGTEIREGVRYVGLGKSSEHLMNLYLESKELFYKASDDTSIEIPNEQEEKKEDTEDNKEAIDETKRAVVFWVGQNYYISDNERVDLDAAPYINEDRLMVPVAHVSRALGIPRENVGWDGEKSMAIIETLEGNILQMSIGSSKLYIDGDSIEMGSEAEIRNDRTFVPISRFARAMNVDYIWNPDRQTVSF encoded by the coding sequence ATGAAAGCCTGGAAAAAAGTGTTATTAATCGCATCAGTGACGGGAGTATTGTTGATCAATAGCTTGATGCAACCTGTGTTTGCCAGTGGATATCTATATGAAGACAGGCAAAAAAATAATATTGGTAGTGGGGTTACTCATGAGCGAGTGCTTCGTTTCGGAGAAAACGGATGGCTGCATATGAACGTGGTTACGATAGACTTGAAAAACGATAAAAGTGAAATAGATTTACTGCAAAGTTCGCAGGGAGTATCTCATAAAGAAACACTAAGCCAGATGCTGACACAGAAAGAGAATCCTATTGCGGCTATTAACACAGACTTTTTTTATGTGACCAATCCGGACTCTCCCTTAGGGATAATGGTAAGGGATGGTCAGGTAGTTAGTAGTCCGGTAACGGTAAAGCCGTTTTCGGCATTAGGAATTACAAAAGATCGAGAAGCTATGATCGATACTTGGCAAAACAATATGTATATTTCCTCTGAGAGAGGAGGAATCTTCAGTGTTAAAGCCTATAATAAGATCACTTGGAATTATCACCAGACAACGATCATGGACCGGAACTGGGGAGAAAAAAGTCCAGGAGCATCAGACGAATATCCTGATCTAGTGGAAATTGTAGTTAAGGATGGACAGGTGCAGGAGGTAAGAAGAGGATTACCCGCTGTTACCATTCCGGAAAATGGCTATGTACTACTGGCCTCCGGTCAAGAAGGGAACGAACTTTACGAAGCCATTAAGCCTAGCGAAAAATTAACTTTCCACCCTCAGATGATACCCAGTTTGGAAGGAATTGAATTAGCTGTTGGCGGTGGCACGCCGCTGGTACGAAATGGTCAAATTGCTTCTTTTACAGAACCGGTAACAGGCAATCATCCAAGAACAGCTGTAGGAATTGATAATAGCGGATCAAAGTTACTCATGGTAACGGTGGATGGACGGCATACCTCTTATCGAGGTGTCAATGGAGAAGTGTTAGCAAGACTAATGATAGAAATGGGTAGTTTTAATGCCTTGCTAATGGACGGAGGTGGCTCTACCACGATGATGGTCAGAAGTCCAGGTGATGCGAAAGCAGCACTGGCAAATACCCCCTCTGATGGAGGACAGCGGAGAATAATCAATGCATTGGCCGTTTCTTCTGCTAGTAATGGCTATGATGATTTAGGGGGCATTGTGTTAGAGGCAAGCCAAGATGTAATCTTTAAGAGTAATGGTATTGCTTTGGAAATAAAAGGGTATGATGAAGCCTACAGGCCAGTTGCAGTTGATGTTAATCAAGCTGAGTTTCGTATACTGGAAGGCGAAGGTCGTGTAGAGTCTGGTAAATTAATACCCGATGCTTCAGGTAAATTGGTAGTTGAAGCAACCTATAGGGATAAAAAAAGCCAAATGGACTTTCGTGTCATCGATGAATTGGCCGCCATTCAAATTCATACTCCATCCTACTATATGAACAGAAATGATGAAGTGAAACTAAGGGTGGAAGGCATCGATCCGGATGGTTATCGAGCACCTTTAAGCTTTGAACAGGTAAGCTGGGAAGACAGCAACCAATTAGGAAGTTTTGAACGAAGTGTTTACAAAAGTGCTGATCGAAATGGAGTAACCGTTCTGAAGGCCAGCTACAATGGACATTCGGCGGCTATTCCGATGGCCGTAGGGTCTCAAGACACAAAACTACCAGCCTTTAGGGAGTATACCCCTGGATTTTTAGGGTATCCTGAGCAGGTAACAGGAAATGTGTCAATTGCCGGGAAAGGCAAAACAAATAATCACTCGATACAACTGGATTATGACCTGACAGGATCTGTAGAGACGACGGCGGCTTATATCACCTTTGGCAATGACTACCCTCTTCCTGCGGGCACCAGTGAAATTGGTGTTTGGGTGCATGCTGAAGAAACGGCACCACACTGGATTAGAGCTCAGGTTCAGGATGGAAGTGGCGCTAATCACACCGTTGATCTGAAGCAAGGGATAGACTGGAGCGGCTGGGAGTATGTGAGTGGGTCTTTGCCCAGAAACTTAAAAGCTCCTTTGAAACTACATCGGTTATACGTTGTGGAACCAGATCCTTTCTTTAAGACTTCAGGAACCTTATTATTTGATGGGATGGAAGCAATCGCGCCTTTAAGTTTACCCACACTAACGGCTGAAGAAACTGGAGGACAGGTAAGAGATAGAAGAAACAGATCCATAGAGAAGGCTGACAAAAAGTATGCCATTACCTCTGATCTGCAAGTAATAGCAGGTGGGACTACGATTATTAGTAAGGATCAATCTTTTGCTTCTGCTGAAGAGTCAGACACCATATTCTTAAAATTAGATGGTCATCAGCAAGGCATCAGGCAAACCAATTATCAGCAATGGCCATGGCTAAAAAACAAGCTTACAAATGTGACGGCTAAAAACATTGTTATACTAATGAATGGTCCTATTTGGGGTCCGGAAGGATTTAGAGATGAATTGGAAGCAGAACTGCTCAATGATCAACTGGTCAGTCTGGTAGATTCAGGTAAAAATGTATTTGTCTTTTATAGTCAGGGATCTAGAGGGACTGAAATACGAGAAGGAGTACGATATGTAGGTTTAGGAAAAAGTTCAGAGCATCTAATGAATCTATACCTTGAATCGAAGGAACTATTTTACAAAGCAAGCGATGATACCAGTATTGAAATACCGAATGAACAAGAGGAAAAAAAGGAAGACACCGAAGACAATAAGGAAGCCATTGATGAAACAAAAAGAGCTGTTGTGTTTTGGGTTGGACAGAACTATTATATTTCCGATAATGAACGGGTAGACCTGGATGCGGCTCCTTACATTAATGAAGACCGGTTAATGGTACCGGTAGCTCATGTTTCAAGAGCACTCGGTATTCCCAGAGAAAATGTGGGATGGGACGGCGAAAAATCGATGGCGATCATTGAAACATTAGAAGGAAATATATTACAGATGAGTATTGGAAGTTCCAAACTATATATTGATGGTGATTCTATCGAAATGGGCAGCGAAGCAGAAATAAGAAATGATCGAACTTTTGTACCTATTTCTCGCTTTGCCAGAGCGATGAATGTAGATTATATATGGAATCCTGACCGACAAACCGTTTCCTTTTAA
- a CDS encoding YitT family protein → MKKSSALLEYSVITLGSAMMAFALHFFLEPNTIAPGGVTGLAVVIQKLMGIPMDITNLAINVPLFIAGIMILGKAFGAKTAYATIMLSLFLRLFIIFFGADYTITSDILLAAIYGGVTLGVGIGLVFKMGGTTGGTDLAGAMLNHYIPTLSIAKLMMILDLMIVAFAGMVEKKMETALYSVIALYIVVKLADFIVEDLSYSKAFYIISQKSDIIGKRIIDELDRGVTSINSKGMYTGEEKEMLLCVVSRAQVIKLKKLVYEEDPYAFMMVATIHEVLGEGFKEVDSL, encoded by the coding sequence ATGAAAAAAAGTTCGGCGTTACTGGAGTATTCAGTAATTACACTGGGCAGTGCAATGATGGCATTTGCCTTACATTTTTTTTTGGAACCTAATACGATTGCGCCTGGTGGCGTTACTGGATTAGCCGTTGTTATTCAAAAACTGATGGGCATTCCTATGGATATTACAAATCTGGCAATCAACGTTCCGCTATTTATTGCAGGAATAATGATTTTAGGGAAAGCCTTTGGAGCAAAGACAGCTTATGCAACCATCATGCTGTCCTTATTTTTGAGACTCTTTATTATTTTTTTTGGTGCTGATTATACGATTACTTCAGATATCCTCCTTGCAGCCATTTATGGTGGTGTAACCTTAGGAGTAGGGATTGGTTTAGTATTCAAAATGGGTGGTACGACAGGAGGGACCGATTTAGCCGGTGCGATGCTTAATCATTATATCCCTACTTTAAGCATTGCGAAACTAATGATGATACTCGATTTAATGATTGTTGCTTTTGCGGGAATGGTAGAAAAAAAGATGGAGACAGCCTTATATTCGGTAATAGCCTTATACATTGTTGTAAAACTGGCTGACTTTATTGTTGAAGACTTGAGTTATTCCAAAGCATTTTATATTATTTCTCAAAAATCCGATATCATTGGCAAGCGGATTATTGATGAGCTGGATCGAGGAGTTACTTCGATTAATTCAAAAGGAATGTACACCGGCGAAGAGAAAGAGATGCTTTTATGTGTCGTGAGTCGGGCGCAAGTGATAAAATTAAAAAAATTAGTGTATGAAGAAGATCCTTATGCTTTCATGATGGTGGCAACGATTCACGAAGTGTTGGGTGAAGGTTTCAAGGAAGTAGATTCACTGTAG
- a CDS encoding WecB/TagA/CpsF family glycosyltransferase: MKSIDIMGVPVSTVNHSQIPLIIDDFMNECQCNLIMTPNPEMVMEAQKNEALMKALHASDLVLADGIGLVIASKIKRKGIKERVTGIDTMDQILSYCHLHNKKIFLLGGKPGTCEQAALNINQKYANIEIVGTHHGYFENSETEEMIKMINLSEADALFAGLGFPKQEIWISENQHRFTCKLAMGVGGSLDVYAGNVKRAPLIFQKTGLEWFYRLIKEPWRVKRMAVLPQFLWEVLWR, translated from the coding sequence ATGAAATCAATCGATATAATGGGAGTTCCTGTATCAACTGTCAATCATTCGCAAATACCACTTATTATTGATGACTTTATGAATGAATGCCAGTGCAATCTTATTATGACACCTAATCCGGAAATGGTGATGGAAGCACAGAAAAATGAGGCATTAATGAAAGCACTGCATGCCTCGGACTTAGTACTAGCTGATGGAATTGGACTGGTGATTGCTTCGAAAATAAAAAGAAAAGGGATTAAGGAGCGAGTGACAGGCATTGATACAATGGATCAAATTCTTTCTTATTGTCATCTGCACAACAAGAAAATTTTTCTCTTAGGGGGAAAACCCGGAACTTGCGAACAAGCGGCACTTAATATCAATCAAAAATATGCTAATATTGAGATTGTTGGAACTCACCATGGGTATTTTGAAAATAGCGAGACAGAAGAAATGATCAAAATGATTAACCTGTCTGAAGCAGATGCTTTGTTTGCTGGTTTAGGATTTCCAAAGCAGGAAATATGGATTAGTGAAAATCAGCACCGGTTTACCTGTAAACTGGCGATGGGTGTTGGCGGAAGTCTTGATGTATATGCGGGCAATGTGAAAAGAGCTCCTCTTATCTTTCAAAAGACTGGTTTGGAATGGTTTTATCGGTTGATAAAAGAACCATGGAGGGTGAAGCGAATGGCTGTGTTGCCCCAATTTTTGTGGGAAGTATTGTGGAGATAA
- the csaB gene encoding polysaccharide pyruvyl transferase CsaB — MKRIFMFGYYGFNNIGDEAILEAIVESFRAEIPRVQLAALSYKASETEKRYQIEAVSRNQFWQVVKKIGHSDVVMSGGGSILQDITSSRSLLYYLGIILLAKMAGKKVVFYGNGFGPINRPFNKWLAKMIINKVDLITLRDNESKKVMESLGISRAITVTADAAFNLEALNCQENLSFKEPIVGISIRNWKGKENYCRVIALCADQLVKRGYRILFLPMHHPSDIRISEEVASMMESPSTILDHPMKPREMIAQMSKLNFLIGMRLHSLIFAAIAGTPMVGLSYESKVSSFLNQVRQPCAGYVESLTEQEIMESIDLLIKERKGYVTNLTEAKKELSIKARENAKMLREFMDKGEKW; from the coding sequence ATGAAACGAATCTTTATGTTTGGATATTACGGATTTAATAATATTGGTGATGAAGCGATCTTGGAAGCGATTGTAGAGTCTTTTCGAGCAGAAATTCCGAGGGTTCAGCTAGCAGCACTTAGCTATAAAGCCAGTGAAACAGAAAAACGATATCAAATTGAAGCCGTTAGCCGTAATCAATTTTGGCAAGTTGTTAAAAAAATAGGCCATTCCGATGTAGTGATGAGCGGCGGTGGGTCGATTCTACAGGATATTACCAGCAGCAGGTCCTTGCTATATTATCTTGGGATTATCTTGTTAGCAAAAATGGCTGGAAAAAAAGTTGTCTTTTATGGAAATGGATTTGGCCCGATCAATCGACCGTTTAATAAGTGGTTAGCAAAGATGATCATTAATAAAGTTGATTTGATAACGCTACGTGACAATGAATCGAAAAAAGTAATGGAATCCCTTGGAATATCGAGAGCAATAACAGTAACGGCGGATGCGGCCTTTAATTTAGAAGCTCTCAATTGTCAAGAAAACCTGTCTTTTAAGGAACCGATCGTCGGTATTTCGATTAGAAACTGGAAGGGCAAAGAAAACTACTGTAGAGTAATTGCACTATGTGCTGATCAACTAGTAAAACGTGGTTATCGGATTCTTTTTCTACCAATGCATCACCCTTCTGATATAAGGATTTCTGAAGAAGTGGCATCAATGATGGAGTCACCTTCAACGATCCTCGATCATCCGATGAAGCCTAGAGAGATGATTGCGCAAATGAGTAAGCTAAACTTTCTGATAGGAATGAGACTGCATTCTCTTATCTTTGCAGCCATAGCTGGAACACCAATGGTTGGACTCTCTTATGAATCGAAAGTCTCGAGCTTTTTGAACCAGGTACGCCAACCGTGCGCTGGTTATGTGGAATCTTTAACAGAACAAGAAATAATGGAATCAATCGATTTACTCATCAAAGAACGGAAAGGTTACGTAACAAATTTGACAGAGGCAAAAAAAGAGTTAAGCATTAAGGCTCGAGAAAACGCTAAAATGCTTAGAGAATTCATGGATAAAGGAGAAAAGTGGTAA